In a single window of the Labrus mixtus chromosome 20, fLabMix1.1, whole genome shotgun sequence genome:
- the angptl6 gene encoding angiopoietin-related protein 6 produces the protein MEKTLTIGLTLFLTLCLNIPEATGRKEGAHGEDTQKRSSRSSDTKGGRCSYTFIVPQQKLTGALCLNTQSATTNHSEVAVLRAELRQQQEQMDRLRGQLEQEGTLAVEVRALRKESSNMNSRIAQLYAQLLHEVMQKKDQVLEQRRVENLLLNATTQALQVSSNYRELEKKYGALTSMMSSQNLLIARLEKQCQCRVSTQSSLSGQVTTEPPQSQSNMHPNYSSDANEMTNDVQRDQSAPPTQKEKTADFIPSTTANTPTDSPFISFPVTKTPGPWRDCQHVLESGETTSGIYLLRPQSANRLLQAWCEQSQAQGGWTVIQRRQDGSVNFFRTWEQYKQGFGNLDGEYWLGLEHLYWMTKQAQYKLRVALEDWQGRQVFAEYDSFHLEPESDWYRLRLGQYQGTAGDSLSWHNNKAFTTLDRDKDSYTGNCAHFQKGGWWYHMCAHSNLNGVWYRGGHYRSRYQDGVYWAEFHGGSYSLKRVSLMIKPT, from the exons ATGGAGAAGACACTGACAATAGGCCTGACTCTTTTCTTAACACTCTGTCTGAACATACCAGAAGCTACAGGACGGAAGGAGGGCGCTCATGGCGAGGACACTCAGAAACGTTCGTCCCGATCGTCAGACACAAAAGGAGGCCGTTGCTCCTACACTTTCATTGTCCCGCAGCAAAAGCTCACAGGAGCCCtgtgtttaaacacacagtCTGCCACCACAAACCACTCAGAGGTGGCGGTGCTGCGGGCGGAGctcagacagcagcaggagcagatgGACCGGCTCCGGGGCCAACTGGAGCAGGAGGGGACCCTTGCTGTGGAGGTGAGAGCCCTGCGCAAAGAGAGTAGCAACATGAATTCTCGCATTGCACAGCTCTATGCCCAGCTGTTGCATGAAGTCATGCAAAAGAAAGACCAGGTTTTGGAGCAGCGGAGGGTGGAGAACCTCCTGCTAAATGCTACAACACAG GCTCTGCAGGTGTCCAGTAACTACAGGGAGCTTGAGAAGAAATATGGAGCGCTTACCTCCATGATGAGCTCCCAGAACCTGTTAATTGCTCGCCTGGAGAAGCAATGCCAGTGCAGGGTATCCACCCAGTCCTCTTTG TCTGGACAGGTAACGACTGAACCACCACAAAGCCAGTCCAATATGCATCCAAATTACAGCTCTGACGCCAACGAAATGACCAACGATGTTCAAAGGGACCAAAGTGCTCCACcaacacaaaaggaaaaaactgCTGATTTCATCCCCAGCACAACAGCCAACACTCCTACAGACTCTCCATTCATTAGCTTTCCTGTCACAAAGACTCCAG gCCCGTGGCGAGACTGTCAGCATGTTTTGGAATCAGGTGAGACCACCAGTGGGATCTACCTGCTCCGCCCACAGAGCGCCAACCGCCTTCTGCAGGCGTGGTGTGAGCAGAGTCAGGCTCAGGGAGGCTGGACAGTCATCCAAAGGAGACAGGATGGGTCTGTCAACTTCTTCAGGACTTGGGAGCAGTATAAG CAAGGCTTTGGGAACCTAGATGGGGAGTACTGGCTTGGTCTAGAACACCTCTACTGGATGACTAAGCAGGCCCAGTATAAGCTACGGGTGGCTCTGGAGGACTGGCAGGGCCGACAGGTGTTTGCCGAGTATGATAGCTTCCACCTGGAACCAGAGAGTGACTGGTACCGACTGCGGTTAGGACAATACCAAGGCACTGCAGGGGACTCCCTCTCTTGGCACAACAACAAGGCCTTCACCACTCTGGACCGAGACAAGGACAGCTATACAG GTAACTGTGCTCATTTCCAAAAGGGAGGCTGGTGGTACCACATGTGCGCCCACTCCAACCTGAACGGTGTGTGGTATCGGGGCGGACACTATCGCAGCCGCTACCAGGACGGGGTCTACTGGGCAGAGTTTCATGGAGGGTCCTACTCTCTGAAACGCGTTTCCTTGATGATCAAGCCCACATAA
- the icam5 gene encoding intercellular adhesion molecule 5 yields MQPLRTLCPLMLMILLCDSSCPPESNPLTLDPPVVVGELGETVGVNCSSVKEDHYGMYWRTRNTDSKVEEDNSFIAESLQLSDWNTTAECKIKLNEISECSKELEIIVYKNPDLSMYPTKYLTDLVEGKPFELQCDIIEVAPVQKLTVRWYKGKQIIKTDTFSNTTKRPVDESSTLMVNISRGDHGAQFRCEAQLDFGPHRVQTPVISKPHQVSVLYSPAFKRNTVSDYYILKEGVNVSLLCEAEGNPPPVFSWTRDGLNLSETTDHLNLTRVENSSIYNCTASNRLGSITKRISVQAIKVAKMPVPEVMTTPEATTPTPTYPEVSTSAAPDTSTPTTSESPTPATEASTPATEASTPAYTEASTAQGCLLVLTPPEIVVKFGDPATVNCSTSAPDAYVMGWESTVGGTGVVNPPAVTWRVKKLEQWTIEPKCFVSTEREQCIVTPKVTLYKTPDMVSISVMNPGPMVEGKDFSLICNISNVAPVRNLKIQWYRGAVHVDKQTINNTIVTPLSVSSTLRITPRRGFDQSEFRCIAELHLGPYGPRPVPTMTSLPYIADVHYLPIFKESYIREIILAQGENVTFNCTAEGNPSPKMQWKFPSAVNVIETTGGRYRNISIIGATSTNAGVYICNATNDIGTVTRSVTVRMRSKTSAGPSWFIWVIVILCVVVLLCIIVVILQHRQKKNGQYSFVLSKATDDIPMTDKPEA; encoded by the exons ATGCAGCCTCTCAGGACGCTCTGCCCTCTCATGCTCATGATTTTACTGTGTG ACAGTAGCTGCCCCCCTGAGTCCAACCCCCTCACCCTGGATCCTCCTGTGGTTGTAGGAGAACTCGGAGAGACAGTGGGTGTaaactgcagcagtgtgaaGGAGGATCATTATGGGATGTACTGGAGAACCAGAAACACAGACTCTAAAGTGGAAGAGGACAATAGTTTCATCGCTGAGTCTCTGCAACTCTCAGACTGGAATACAACAGCTGAGTGCAAAATAAAGCTGAATGAAATTTCTGAATGCAGCAAAGAGCTGGAAATCATCGTGTACA AGAACCCAGACCTGTCGATGTATCCCACAAAATATTTGACTGATTTGGTGGAAGGGAAGCCCTTCGAGCTACAATGTGATATCATCGAGGTTGCTCCCGTTCAAAAACTCACTGTGAGGTGGTACAAAGGCAAACAAATCATCAAGACAGACACCTTCAGCAACACAACCAAAAGACCGGTGGACGAGTCTTCTACTCTGATGGTCAACATCAGCAGAGGGGACCACGGGGCTCAGTTTCGATGTGAAGCTCAGCTGGACTTTGGGCCTCATAGAGTACAAACTCCTGTTATTTCTAAGCCGCATCAAGTTTCTGTTCTGT ATTCCCCTGCATTCAAGAGAAACACAGTAAGTGATTATTACATATTGAAAGAGGGTGTTAATGTCAGCCTGCTCTGTGAAGCTGAGGGGAACCCCCCTCCTGTCTTCAGTTGGACTCGTGATGGGCTGAATTTGTCGGAGACGACAGATCATTTGAACCTTACTCGAGTAGAAAACAGTTCAATCTACAACTGCACAGCCTCCAATCGTCTTGGAAGCATAACTAAGCGAATCAGTGTTCAGGCAATAAAAGTGGCCAAGATGCCGGTCCCTGAAGTCATGACCACCCCAGAGGCAACAACACCAACACCGACTTACCCAGAGGTATCAACATCAGCTGCCCCGGACACATCAACACCAACCACTTCTGAGTCACCAACACCAGCCACTGAAGCTTCAACACCAGCCACTGAAGCTTCAACACCAGCCTACACAGAGGCTTCTACAGCACAAG GTTGCCTTCTCGTATTGACACCTCCCGAAATCGTGGTGAAATTTGGAGATCCAGCTACAGTGAACTGCAGCACATCAGCCCCAGATGCTTATGTAATGGGCTGGGAGTCAACAGTAGGAGGCACAGGGGTTGTAAATCCACCGGCAGTCACCTGGAGGGTTAAAAAATTGGAACAGTGGACCATAGAACCTAAGTGTTTCGTCTCTACAGAACGGGAGCAGTGCATTGTGACGCCAAAGGTCACTCTTTACA aaactCCCGACATGGTGTCAATCTCTGTAATGAATCCTGGACCGATGGTGGAGGGCAAAGACTTTTCCCTGATATGTAACATCTCCAATGTGGCTCCTGTTAGGAACCTCAAAATACAGTGGTACAGAGGCGCCGTACATGTGGACAAGCAAACAATTAATAACACCATTGTGACCCCACTCAGTGTGTCTTCTACCCTGAGAATCACACCTAGGAGAGGTTTTGACCAATCAGAGTTTAGATGCATTGCTGAGCTTCATCTTGGACCGTATGGTCCACGGCCAGTCCCGACTATGACCTCATTGCCTTACATAGCTGATGTGCACT ATCTCCCCATTTTCAAGGAAAGTTACATTAGAGAGATTATCCTGGCCCAGGgtgaaaatgtgacttttaactGCACTGCTGAGGGCAACCCTTCCCCTAAGATGCAATGGAAGTTCCCCTCTGCAGTGAATGTGATAGAGACCACTGGGGGGCGCTACAGGAATATCAGCATCATAGGAGCCACGTCTACCAATGCTGGTGTTTACATCTGTAATGCCACGAATGACATTGGGACTGTGACAAGATCTGTCACAGTGAGAATGCGAA GTAAAACTAGTGCGGGCCCCTCATGGTTTATATGGGTTATTGTTATTCTTTGTGTGGTTGTCTTGCTCTGCATCATCGTGGTCATTCTCCAACATCgccagaaaaaaaatggacaatATAGTTTTGTCTTAAGCAAAGCCACGGATGATATCCCAATGACAGATAAGCCTGAAGCTTAG